One Natrinema longum genomic window, TGGAGGGAGGTTGGGCCAGAAGCAAATACCCAATCTTGCTAGTTTTTCACATTTATGTAATTTTTATAATATATTATATATACTAGAGTAAATTAGTTTGATATTATTAAATAACAGGGCCAAACTCTTCGCTTTCTATATTAAATCCAAATAACACCTAATAGATCAACATACAACACATACCGAAATACAACTAATGGGGGATTATTTACGTAGATGGTTGAATCCTGCAAATGCAAAATATGATTTATTATTTTTGATTTATTTTTAGATCAACCATATCCGACTAGTTTGTGTGAATCCTGAACAGAATCCTGCATAATAACTATCATTTCGTTTAAAACAATCGGAATATGAAAACCTAGTTGTTCTGAAGCCCGTTTTTCCCAGATCATTTCACCAGATTTAGGATCGACTGCAATTAACTTGTGCGGGTCCGTGACACCAGCGGAATCGATCGTATAGCCCGTCCCATCAGCGACGACGAGCGGTGTATCAGAACTCACTTCGGGATCCCATTCGTTCGGGGGTTCTCCCGTTTCAAGGTCGTACGCCATCGCGCCCCGTTCTAGATAGGCAGTATTATCGTAAATAGCGGGTCTCGTCCAAGATGACTGATCCAACTCAGTGACTTTTTGTCGGTTACCATTATCGGAATCTATTGAAATAATCGCGTCATTAGTCACAGTATATACATTCTTATCGATAACTGGGAACGTTTTTGTGAGCCGATCATCGCTCCACTGCTCAGCATGAGATATTTCATGATCCCAGCGTCTCTTACCGGATTTTCGATCATAGCCAGCAATTATAAAATCATTTTTGTCTTCATTTGGCTGGGCCCGAACATAGATATACTTCTCATCAATTGCAAGTGATTGTATTGTTGCAGCAGTTTCGAACTCGAGTTGTTCGTCACCTTTACTGTCTATAGCGACGACATGATTTCCAATTCCCGCATAGACAATGTCGTCGTAGATCCGTAACGTCTCGACAGAATCATCATGGTCAGTCGTCCAGAGAACATCTGCATTCTTGTGATTGAGTGCCTCGATACCATCTCCACTGACAAAGACTGCCGTTTCGGAGACAGCAGGTGTTACCCACCCATCAGATTCGTACTCCCAGACGATACCGCTATCCTCAAGATCGATTGCAGTATACGCGCCACGGCTTTCGCTGACATATGCGGTATCCTCGTAGACAACCGGTGGTAGAATGTCCCCGGGAGAGTCGAACTCCACCGTCCAGAGTACTTCCGGTTCACCATCGAGACCGCTGTGTGGCACTGACAGTCGGTTTCTCGCATTGTACCGTTCCATCGGCCATGACCCGTAACTCCCGTCACCCGAGACGACACCGGGATCGTTCTCTGCAGTCGGCGCATCGCCGTCAGTGTTACTGCTACACCCAGCCAGCGCTGCCATCCCAAGTGACGTACCCGCACACGTGGCGAGCCATCTTCGCCGTGTTCGTCTGTATTCAGCCATTTGGTTAGTTATAGCTTTCCCTACCACTAATTAATTTTGCTTATCATAGAGATAGAAAACTACCGCTCAATCGACCCGCTTCCTCCGTCCGGACGAATCTGCCCGCTCTTGGTTGCGATACGCTCGAGGTCGCGTTCCTCGAGTACTTCCAACCGGTCGCGGTTCGATCGCACCGAGTCACAGGGGATGCCCGGCCACGAATAGCGCTGGGCCGATTCTATCGAGTCCCGCGAACGAGTTATCTATGCGTTACTTCGCCGGAGAAATTAAACCAATGTTGTGTATGGGAAACGTAGCTTGTATTAGGGTGGGAGAATATGGTCTCTCTCGTGAGCGTTCGAACTAGATGGAATCGGTACGGAGGGAGGCAATGAGTTCCGAGACAGACGACGACGGAGGTCACTGTTCGACGGCGGATTCGGACGGCGAAGTCGCCGAGGAGATCGCGATCATCTCCTTCGGGCGGAAGATGGACACTGCCGAGGAGATCAAAGCCGAGATCGGCGATCGCTACGAGGCGATCGACATCATCGAGTATCACGGCGACGTCTTCGAGGAGTACTGGGGCGAGTACGACTGTTTCATCGGCCTGATGGCGTCGGGGATCGCGATGCGGAAGACGGCCCACCTGCTCGACGACAAGTGGGAAGACCCCGCGATCTGCGTGGTCGACGAGGAGTTGACGTGGGCCATTCCGATCACGGGTGGCCACCACGGCGCGAATCAGGTCGCACAGGACCTGGCGACGATGGGTGCCGTCCCGGCGATGACCACCGCCTCGGAGGCGGCCGGCAAGCAAGGCGTCGAGTCCCGCGCGAAGGCGATGGACACCCACGTCGTCAACGGCGACTCGACTGTCAAGACGAACCTCGCCGTCCTCGACGAGAACCTCGGTCCCGTCGCCCGGCTCGACGGCCCCAAAGCGGTCCTCGTCGACGACGACGTGACGGTTCTCAAGCGCAACAAAGCGGACGGCGTCGTGCTCGGTACCGGCAGCGTCTCCGGTGCGAGCAAAGAGGCCTTCCTCGCAGCCTGGGAGGAGGCCCTCGAGCAAACCGATTACGACGTCGACGACGTCGAGTTCGTCGGGACTGCGACCCGGAAGGAAGACGAAGAAGGGCTGCTCGAGGCGGCTCAGGAACTCGACCTCGGCGTGGTCGCCTTCGACAAGGAGACCCTGCTCGAACACGAGGGGCCGACGCCCTCGAAGTCGAAGGAGCTGATCGGCTGGCCCGGCGTCTCCGAGGCCTCCGCGATCGCGGGCGGTTCCGAACAGGAACTGCTCCTCGAGAAGATCAGTTACGAAAACGAGGTCACGGTGGCGATCGGTCGATGAGTTCGGACGCCGAGTCCGCCGAGACGAACGCGGACGCGACGGCCGATGGTACCCCCGACGATCACGGCACGCTCTACGTCGTCGGCATCGGCCCCGGGCTGCCGGAACACATGACCAAGCGAGCCAAGGAGGTCATCGAATCCTCGGAGGTCGTCATCGCCTCGAGCCTCTACCAGGAGTTCCTGCGCGACGACGGCACCCTGCTGCCGGAGGCGGAAACCGACGAGGACGGCATTGCAACCCGCGAGGACGGCTTCGAGCAGGAGATCGTCCGCTCGACGATGGGCCGCCAGATCGAACTCGCCCGCGCGGCGTTCGACCACGTCCGGGAGGGAAAGGACGTGGCCCACGTCTCCGGCGGCGATCCGTCGGTCTACGGCAAGTCCGACCTCATCTTCAAGATGGCCGAGGAGGACGACGCGACCGATATCCCGATCGAGATCGTCCCCGGCTTGACGGCAGCACTGGGCGGATCGGCGAACGTCGGCGCGCCGCTGTGCAACGACTTCTGTACGGTCTCGCTGTCGGACAAGTGGCGCGGCTGGGACGAGATCGAGGAGAAGCTGCGGGCGGCCGCGGTCTCGGACTTCGTGATCGTCCTCTACAACTGCTGGCGGAATTACGAGAAAGCGGTCGAGATCGTCCGCGAGGAGCGGACCGACGACGCCTACGTGGCGATCGTCAACGACGCCGGCCGCGCGGACGCCGGCCGAAACGGCGAGAGCCAGTTCATCACTACCCTCGGCGAGGCCGCCGATCACGACGACAAGGTTTCCGGGATGGGCACCTCGCTGATCATCGGCAACCACGAGACCGAGACCTGGCGCAACGACGACCGAACGTACCTCGTCACCCCGCGCGGCGGGCGTGACGTCGACGATTTCTGAATCCAACACCAGACAACCATGAGTACGGAGACCAACGCGGACGCTGACGACGAATC contains:
- a CDS encoding PQQ-binding-like beta-propeller repeat protein encodes the protein MERYNARNRLSVPHSGLDGEPEVLWTVEFDSPGDILPPVVYEDTAYVSESRGAYTAIDLEDSGIVWEYESDGWVTPAVSETAVFVSGDGIEALNHKNADVLWTTDHDDSVETLRIYDDIVYAGIGNHVVAIDSKGDEQLEFETAATIQSLAIDEKYIYVRAQPNEDKNDFIIAGYDRKSGKRRWDHEISHAEQWSDDRLTKTFPVIDKNVYTVTNDAIISIDSDNGNRQKVTELDQSSWTRPAIYDNTAYLERGAMAYDLETGEPPNEWDPEVSSDTPLVVADGTGYTIDSAGVTDPHKLIAVDPKSGEMIWEKRASEQLGFHIPIVLNEMIVIMQDSVQDSHKLVGYG
- a CDS encoding precorrin-3B C(17)-methyltransferase, which translates into the protein MSSDAESAETNADATADGTPDDHGTLYVVGIGPGLPEHMTKRAKEVIESSEVVIASSLYQEFLRDDGTLLPEAETDEDGIATREDGFEQEIVRSTMGRQIELARAAFDHVREGKDVAHVSGGDPSVYGKSDLIFKMAEEDDATDIPIEIVPGLTAALGGSANVGAPLCNDFCTVSLSDKWRGWDEIEEKLRAAAVSDFVIVLYNCWRNYEKAVEIVREERTDDAYVAIVNDAGRADAGRNGESQFITTLGEAADHDDKVSGMGTSLIIGNHETETWRNDDRTYLVTPRGGRDVDDF
- the cbiG gene encoding cobalt-precorrin 5A hydrolase, yielding MSSETDDDGGHCSTADSDGEVAEEIAIISFGRKMDTAEEIKAEIGDRYEAIDIIEYHGDVFEEYWGEYDCFIGLMASGIAMRKTAHLLDDKWEDPAICVVDEELTWAIPITGGHHGANQVAQDLATMGAVPAMTTASEAAGKQGVESRAKAMDTHVVNGDSTVKTNLAVLDENLGPVARLDGPKAVLVDDDVTVLKRNKADGVVLGTGSVSGASKEAFLAAWEEALEQTDYDVDDVEFVGTATRKEDEEGLLEAAQELDLGVVAFDKETLLEHEGPTPSKSKELIGWPGVSEASAIAGGSEQELLLEKISYENEVTVAIGR